DNA sequence from the Phocoena sinus isolate mPhoSin1 chromosome 9, mPhoSin1.pri, whole genome shotgun sequence genome:
CACAGGCCTCAGCTCCAAACTCAGTTCTTTAGGCAAAGGCTAAATCGACAGGAGCGCGGAGGCTCCTCCCTGGGAGCGGGGGCTGAGCTCTTTTCCTTTAAGTTTCTTCCCTCAGCACTGCATTTTAATCTTAACCTCCCAGGGGCACCCTGACGAGGTCCTGGCTCCCTCTCCAGCCCTATCTCCTCCTGCTTTCCAGACAGACTCTTCCTGGCATGCACCCTGGTTGAAATGCCCTTGCCGTGGCTCCATGGACCCCTGCCCAAGGAGGCCCTTCCTTTCCAGCTCTGCGGGTCCTCTCGAAGTTCATGGCTCAGCCCAAGTGCCATCGCCTCTCCAAGGCCTCCCACAGCCTTCTCCTTGCTCCCTAGCCCGGGGTTAGAGGTCAGCTGTCCTCACCCGAGCTCTCGAAGTCCGTCATGTAACGTTTCACTGTCTGAGTAATTGGGTTCTGGTGGTGTCTGCCCCCCTGACTCTGGGTTTTTCAAGGGCCTGGTCCAGCCTCGGCCATCCTTGGATCCATGGTGTCTTGTTCATTTGGAATGTGCCCTAAGCCTACGTTTGCCATGTGGGGGAAGAGATGAAGGCCCTCTGCTCACAAGACTGCTGTCGGTCCGTGGGTGTGCCAGTTTCCCTCCTCTGATGTCTTCTTGAGAATGTTTGTGGTTTTCATTGGGAATGAAAACGTCAATGTCATTGTTAGCTGACAATGTCaagtgtttgttttgctttccttcttctttcttctcttggtttccatCTAACTTTGTACTCTCTCTGCTTGTGGGAGGGGCAGATAGATTTCTTTGACTCAGCCATCTACCTCTTCCCATCACCTTGTTTCTGAGTTGTTTGGGAGGGGGAAATGAGAGAAATTCCACGAGCCGAGATGTCTCCGAATAAGATGTAGGCCATTCCTGCCCAGATTTCTCCCAAACTGGAAGAAATATGAAGCCATCCTCTGGAAACACACGCAGAAAAGCATCTTGAATAGAAGTGAATGAAACCATTAGGATGGAAAGCTATTTTGTTCCACGgggagttatttatttatttatttatttacttgaccACTTTTCTTAAAGCATTTGTTCTCTGCCTTTAATGAAAACCTCTCAGAGGAGGCCTCACCCTGGGCAGCGGCCAAGACCTGCCTCATTAAAATGAtgtcgggggacttccctggcggtccagtggttaagacttcgccttccgatgcggggggtgcgggtttgatccctggtcggggaactaagatcccacatgcctcacagccaaaaaaccaaaacataaaaaaaccaagagcaatattgtaataaattcaataaagactttaaaaaaaaaatgagaaaaacgaaatggggcttccctggtggcgcagtggttgagagtccgcctgctgatgcaggggacacgggttcgtgccccggtccgggaagatcccacgcgccgcggagcggctgggcccctgagccatggctgctgagcctgcgcgtccggagcctgtgctccgcaacgggagaggccacaacagtgagaggcctgcatactggaaaacaaaacaagacaaaacaaacaaaaaaaaacaaaacaaaaaaacccaaaatgacaTTGGGGCTCAGACCTGGGCAGTGCGCCCAGAGGACCTGGTGGCAGCCTCAGAGTAAAGGGATCCGGGATGTGGGTTGTTAATCTGGCCTCATGCACCGTCCAGCAGGGGGGAGGTGCAAAGGAGAAGCTTCCCCTGCAGTAGGTGCAGACCCAGAGGGCCAGGGCTGTAATGGACAGCCCCCCAAAAAGGGTTGTTTGAACTAGTCTTCTATGCGTAAACAGTCACTGGTGGACGTCCCCGTCTGTGCCTGGCTGGAGTAAACTGAGATGTTTTAGCAGGACAGCATGAGAGTCTGCCATGGACTTGGACAGTCCTGGTCCTGGTTTCAGTTGGCCTCTAGGGCTTTTAGCTGTGCAAACTGGATTACTCCCCTCAGCTGTAAGGTGGGAGTGTCAGTAGTACTTATATCACGAGGCTAGTCggggtcccagcaggaaacaTTGTACATACAAATCAGGTCATTTGCACAAAGGTTAATAGAGGGGGTCTTGACACGTGCCTCCTTAGAGGCAGGGCAGTGTTTGGGGGCGAGAACATTGAGGCCCGTTCCCTCCCCTAGGACCaaagggaggcaggcaggaggtgGTTCACAGGACCTGCAGCCCCCCTCCGCTCCTCCTAGCCTCTCCCTGTCCCACTGGGCTTCGGCTGATTCTCCCCACTGGCTGCACCTAACCAGGCCCAAGGGCAAGGAGCCTGCAGAGGTATAGTCCATACAGGTCAGCCTCCTGGGCATGGAGAAGGGTAGAGAGTAGATCTGGAGGGGCAGATGGAAGCTGCCCTGCAATGAAGGGTTTGTTAAGATGAAATGAGGGTCTCTGGGAGGTGCTGGACAGTGGCTGATGCAAAGTCAGCCATTCTGTGGGCAATGGctatttatcatcatcatcatcaccatcaccgttATCATTGTTGTTACTGTTGCTGGTATTATTACTAGTACTATTACTGAAGTGCCCTCCTGCTGCCCTCCCTCTTGGGCACTCATACCCACACACTGGGGACTGGCTCCCTTGGCCCCAGCGTCCCCCATTGCAGGTCTGTTTCAGCGTGTGCAGGATGCTTGAGGGCCCAGCCAGACAAGCTGTGGGGTGAAACTAAGCCTCTGCCTTTGTCAAGCAGCATCACGTCTTTCCTTTCCCCCCGTAGGGAGCCTGCACCCCTCCCTCGACACTGCTGTGCCGAGTGTGACTGTGACCCGAGGGCGCATCTCTGAAATGAGAGCCATGCCTTGGAATTGGACCTGCCTGCTCTCCCACCTCCTAATGGTGGGGATGGGCTCCTCCACTCTACTCCCCCAGCAGCCACCCCTGCTGCCCCAGAAGCGGTCTTTTGTCACGTTCCGCGGGGAGCCCGCTGAGAGCTTCAACCACCTGGTGGTGGACGAGAGGACAGGGCACATTTATGTGGGGGCCGTCAATCGGATCTACAAGCTCTCCAGCGACTTGAAGGTCCTGGTGACCCACCAGACTGGGCCGGACGAGGACAACCCCAAGTGCTACCCTCCCCGCATTGTCCAGACATGCAACGAGCCCCTGACCACCACCAACAATGTCAACAAGATGCTCCTGATAGACTATAAGGAGAACAGGCTGATTGCTTGCGGGAGCCTGTACCAAGGCATCTGCAAGCTCCTCAGGCTGGAGGACCTCTTCAAGCTGGGGGAGCCTTTTCACAAGAAGGAGCACTACCTGTCGGGGGTCAATGAGAGTGGCTCTGTCTTTGGGGTGATCGTCTCCTACAACAACCTGGATGACAAGCTCTTCATTGCCACGGCTGTGGACGGGAAGCCAGAGTATTTCCCCACCATCTCCAGCCGGAAACTGACCAAGAACTCAGAGGCGGATGGCATGTTCGCATATGTCTTCCACGATGAGTTTGTGGCCTCGATGATCAAGATTCCTTCGGATACTTTCACCGTCATCCCCGACTTTGATATCTACTACGTCTATGGCTTCAGCAGCGGCAACTTTGTCTACTTTTTGACGCTTCAGCCTGAGATGGTGTCTCCCCCTGGCTCCACCACTAAGGAGCAGGTTTATACGTCCAAGCTCGTGAGGCTTTGTAAGGAGGACACAGCCTTCAACTCCTACGTGGAGGTCCCCATTGGCTGTGAGCATGGCGGGGTGGAGTACCGCCTGCTGCAGGCCGCCTACCTGTCCAAAGCTGGGGCCGTGCTCGCCCGGACCCTCGGGGTTCGCCCAGAGGACGACCTCCTCTTCACCGTCTTCTCCAAAGGCCAGAAGCGGAAAATGAAATCCCTGGACGAGTCGGCCCTGTGCATCTTCGTCCTGAAGCAGATCAATGACCGCATTAAGGAACGGCTGCAGTCCTGCTATCGAGGCGAGGGCACGCTGGACCTGGCCTGGCTCAAGGTGAAGGACATTCCCTGCAGCAGCGCGGTGAGTCCGGGGAGGGCCTGTGGGCCGGGGTGGCATGGTGTCGAGACCTAGGCTGTGGCCTCCGTGGGGTGTGAATCATCtgtcccattttgtagatgagacaAGTATATCCCACCTCCGGGTCTCACTGGACTCGGATTATCACCAGCTCAAGCATGCTGTGACCATGTCACTGAGCTTATAAGAGTCAGAGCTGGAGCTAAATGTAGATTTCCTGTCGGCACTTTTCTCTATTCTGGTTGGCTCACTGGCTGTAAGAGGAGAGGCTGGAATAGGCAGAACTGTGTGCCATAGATGCCACGTGCACCAGCCGTTCTTGAAGGCTGCGCTGTCGTATGCGGTGACTAGAGAGGTGTACCCACCTTCTTACCGACCATGCTGCAAGTCACTGTCCTGGGAGCTTAGAATAAAAACAATGGGTGGTGGAGGCAGAGCTTAGAGTAAAACCAGTACTGGGAGTGGCGAGGCAGTCATTTTACATTTGGGGTAGATGTAGAACTTCAGGAGAGGTATGTTTTTAGCCCCTTGCCTATCTTTAGGAAATGGGAAAATAAGATCAGAAGA
Encoded proteins:
- the PLXNA4 gene encoding plexin-A4 isoform X5; translated protein: MRAMPWNWTCLLSHLLMVGMGSSTLLPQQPPLLPQKRSFVTFRGEPAESFNHLVVDERTGHIYVGAVNRIYKLSSDLKVLVTHQTGPDEDNPKCYPPRIVQTCNEPLTTTNNVNKMLLIDYKENRLIACGSLYQGICKLLRLEDLFKLGEPFHKKEHYLSGVNESGSVFGVIVSYNNLDDKLFIATAVDGKPEYFPTISSRKLTKNSEADGMFAYVFHDEFVASMIKIPSDTFTVIPDFDIYYVYGFSSGNFVYFLTLQPEMVSPPGSTTKEQVYTSKLVRLCKEDTAFNSYVEVPIGCEHGGVEYRLLQAAYLSKAGAVLARTLGVRPEDDLLFTVFSKGQKRKMKSLDESALCIFVLKQINDRIKERLQSCYRGEGTLDLAWLKVKDIPCSSALLTIDDNFCGLDMNAPLGVSEMVRGIPVFTEDRDRMTSVIAYVYKNHSLAFVGTKSGKLKKMRGRSLGRSNDRPRATWLFKMST